Below is a genomic region from Persephonella hydrogeniphila.
GGTGCAGTGGAATCCCTTTTCTAAGGGAAAACCCAAGAAGTTCTTCAGCTTCTGAAGTAGAAAAAAGATTATTTATAGTTTTTGCTTTATACATAAGTAGTCTTAAGGTAAGGTTTTCATCTAAAAGGATATTTTTTTGGGATGTTTTTGATAATTTGATTTCTTTTATATTTCCGTAGCTATCTAAATGGAAAATATTTAGATTTTCTACCATTAATCTGTGTTTTAACCACACAGGAAATGTATAAATCGTAAAAACATTTTCTATATCAGAAAAGGAAACTTTAAACAGGTTTTCCTCATTTCCAACAATCAAATAAGAGCTTTCTATTTCAAGAATTTTAGGATAAGAAGCAAATATAAAAAGATTTTTTCTTTCTGGAATATACTTTCTCAATCTGTTCCCCTTATGGCTTATCCATCTATATAAACTGTTTAGAAAATATTTTTCTGACCTGATTTTGTCAGCTATCTAAAATTTGCTTTTTAGTATTTCATCCTTCAGATTGAACACAGGAAAATAAAGCTCTTTATCTAAAGCATCAGGCAATGTATTGTAGTTATACACAATAATATCTATAAAATGCCCGAGAGCCATACCAAGAGCTGTGGCGATAGGAACAGGAACACTAAGAAATAGATGAAATCTTTTTATTTTGTATCTATATTTCAAAACACTTATAACAGAGTAAATTTCTGAAACAATTTCTATCCAGTAATTCCGGGGAGTATCCTCAAAATCAGAAGGAAGAGGAATATCTCCCTGAAAGTTTTTCGATTCTATCTTAACAAGACAGTCTGTCAAGTTGTTAGTCTTTAGAAACCTCTCAATACTGTCAAATGGGTTATGGCTTGCAAGCCATATACCGACAGCTACATCTTGTGATTTTTCTATAGATGCCGGATAGCTTACTGTTATATATTTAAGCTCTGTATCTATGTTTTTTCTTACATATTTTATTTTTCTTATTTTCTTGCTGTCAGATAGATCAATTACCGGTATATACTCATCAGACTGATAGTGATACAGTATAACAGGTTTTCTTCCCCCCAGTTTAACACCAAATCCAAGAGAAAGGGATGCTATGCTTGAAGCAAGATGGAGGATCCTTTTTTTTCCTTTTATTCTACTGTAAATTTGTGTAATTTTCCTTTCAAAATTCTTTATCTCATTCTTCCATTGCCATAATGTTTCAGAGTTTTTAACAGAAGGCAAATCCTTTTGTAGATTTATAAACAGATCCTCTTCATGTATATCAAATATACTTTCAAGTCCTCTCAAACTGAAATTTTCTCTTTTTTCCTTTATTATCTTTTCAAAATTTTCAAGAACCTTCTCAGGATGCTTCTTTTTTCGCAGATACAGAAAGGGAATATCAATACTCTCTTCCCCCAACCAGTAATCAAGCTCTTTTACATTTGATACCAGCAAAGGAGATATTAGCTTAAGACCTGCCATTTTAGATGCTTTTTCTTTTTCTGGTAGAAAGCCAACTTCATAAATCTCTCCATCTGCTCCTACTACTCCGGTGAAACTGAAAGATTTCAAAATTTCCTGTGAATACTTCAGACTGCTGTACAGGGCAAGCATATAAGAACTTCCCTCAAACCTATCTGAAAAGATAGAAAAGAACTTATTTCCTGTTAGTTTTTCAATAACTCTTGTATCTTCTTCCTTTACTCCACTACTTAGGACAACAGATATTTCTTCTAAAGGCAGTGCTATAAGCTCAAGGATTTTTCCTGTGGAGACAGGAAAGTATGCTTTTTTGTATGGGAGGTTAAATATTTTGAAAATAACCTTTTCAGGAAGTTTTATAGTCTTGGAAAGGACAGGTATATCAATAAGGTAAGGATATTTTCTCAAAGTTTTGTAAAGAACAAACTTTAGGTCATCATACTCTGAATTAAAAATTTGATAATAGCTAACTAAAGCATCTTTTTCTATCTTCCCATCTATTATCTTCGATTTTAAGAAATCATATCCGTAATACGCAAGGAGGTCGTCAAGACTCATCTTTTACCTTTATTTTTAGATTATCTGCGAAATACTCAACAGACACTTCTGATAATCTCTCGGGTATTTTAATGCGGAAATATTCAGGAATTATACCTGTGTATTCTTTACTGAAAATTGTTATCTCTCCATTTTTCCCTATAAGATTTTTATTAATGACTTTTACTATCAGTTCGTCTTTTTCTTTTCTGATTAGAAAATCTGGTCTTTCTGCAA
It encodes:
- a CDS encoding SAVED domain-containing protein, giving the protein MSLDDLLAYYGYDFLKSKIIDGKIEKDALVSYYQIFNSEYDDLKFVLYKTLRKYPYLIDIPVLSKTIKLPEKVIFKIFNLPYKKAYFPVSTGKILELIALPLEEISVVLSSGVKEEDTRVIEKLTGNKFFSIFSDRFEGSSYMLALYSSLKYSQEILKSFSFTGVVGADGEIYEVGFLPEKEKASKMAGLKLISPLLVSNVKELDYWLGEESIDIPFLYLRKKKHPEKVLENFEKIIKEKRENFSLRGLESIFDIHEEDLFINLQKDLPSVKNSETLWQWKNEIKNFERKITQIYSRIKGKKRILHLASSIASLSLGFGVKLGGRKPVILYHYQSDEYIPVIDLSDSKKIRKIKYVRKNIDTELKYITVSYPASIEKSQDVAVGIWLASHNPFDSIERFLKTNNLTDCLVKIESKNFQGDIPLPSDFEDTPRNYWIEIVSEIYSVISVLKYRYKIKRFHLFLSVPVPIATALGMALGHFIDIIVYNYNTLPDALDKELYFPVFNLKDEILKSKF